accaTTTTAGTTAAGTTTCTTctattttgttgatattttattcatttcgtaTACCTATAGATTCTTGAATAATTTCAGGGCgagtttttccaactttctgTTCACCTTTAGCAAGGGTTACAAAGTTTTATACGATTCTCAGATCAATGAGCTtgaaagaaagcaaaaaaaagcaattaTTTACCAATGCAAGATCGTGCCCCATACCCAAATGTCAGTTGACCTGTTTTGGGTCGTTGTTGTACAGCTTGATCACTGAAATGTTCCGGATCCCATTTGAAAGGATTTTCATACAAATCGGCGTCGTAATTTGAGAAATGTATAAATGTTACAACCAATGTATTCGCTGGAATTATTTTATTATCTGAAATTAGAAagccaaattaaaaaatcatcgttATACTCGAAAGGTTGGAGGACCTCAGGGGGGTTAGAGGTGAGGAAAACTGTAGGTAAATatacaagtaagtaggtacctgcctttcaaaatgatttctttATGAGTGCGTCTGCTAGTTAGCATCACTGGACTGAACATTCTCAATGTTTCTTGTATGCATTGTTCGAGGTATCTGAAATTGTTCAAGTGAGTCTCGTTGAGCATTTCATCATCTGCTACGAATTGTGTAATTTCTTCGTATACTTTTTGCTGCAATCGAAATTTGTAAAACAAAACAATTAGAAATCAAAAGTAAAAGTTGAGTTAATGTTCATGAGCTAGACTTACTTGGATATTTTGATTCATAGCGAGCATCAACATCAGAAAGCTAAGACTTAGTGCAGTGGTTTCAACTccctttgatgaaaaaaaataaataaataaacgtaATTTGGTCATGAGCTTATAGCCAAAGTGCTAAACCAAGGAGTAGCTCACCAATGAGGGGAGATGCTTACCGCTGAAATGATATGTAATAATTCGTCTCTCATTCGTATTTCATTGAAACTTGAATCTGTCACACTGCTCTTGATGAGTAAATCGACTACGGATTTGGATGTATTCGCTGAAATAAGTAATGATAAAGTATGAGAAATTCAagtacgtgtttttttttgctcatgagaattttcttgaaacatttttttaaaaatattgaaaaatgttaatgtCTTTGAAATATACGCATACCTTGAAAATCTTGAATATTATTCTCTATGTTTTCTTGTAGtatctaaaaaaatcgatttcttggattaaattttaaaaatggaatcaatTCATAATCCAAATAAACAATCTTTACTTACTTTTGTTGGCAAACACTGTAAATGATCTAtgcatttgatttttccactaATTCTCAAATAAATCATGTAGATGTGGTATGAAAGTAGCCAAGGCCATTGAAAACGTTTCACTCCATGTTTAAGACCCCTAAAAATCCcataaaaatgtatatttttacttaatggttgaaattattaaaaaactaaactaatcccaaaaattacgaaacataCTCTATCATCGCTTCGCAAAATTCTTTTCCCATCTTTCCACAGAGTTGAATGGAAATGCCCATTGCATTTTCTGTTCTTGTCATgcatgaaaaaacatttttttagaataaaaataagtTATAGCAACTTGTTAAttagagatttaaaaaaaatcaataatactcgtaggtacttaggtatataGGGAGTGAATATGTACTTTTAGTTTCGTGGAAAATCAAAGTTCATGGTTACTTTTCTATATACTTGGATGTCCTATCTTATGAGGTTTTAAACTTCGAACTTGACTGAAATTTACGTTGCACAGAAATCAAAACGCCTTCAGGCTATTTTTCTTCGTATCGTTTTAAAGTATGGTAAgtacaagtttttaaaaccATACTGTAATTAAAAGATAAGAAGATGGGAAAATATTAGAGTATTTTTTTCGTGGGTTTTTCTCAATTCACGTAATCAAATCAGTGAACTACATATAAATGATAGCTATTTCGGTACACCGACTTCATTATTGATATATGTTTTGTAAAGCAAGACAAGTATGTAGATTTCTTTCACCTTACCAGTAATGCCATCCAGATTCACATTCATCACCCAGTCCAAAACGTCTATTTGTTCTCCCATTTCTGCAACAGGCTTCAGATTTTCAACAAGACTCGAGGCATTTTTGTTGAAGACTGTCATATATTTTGAAAGCATATGTGAGCTGAAAGCAGGTGCTAGCATTTTTCTGGACTTTAGCCATTCTTTATCTAAGAAATATTGAACACAAAAGTACCTAGTGAAAATTATCGGTATTTTTGCATGGTATGTACCTAATTGAGCAACTTACATCTAGCATTTAGCAAACCTATACCCAGCCATTCATCTGTAGCTTCGAGTATGTCGCGATCCTGACTTTGATTCAAAACAAcctgttgaaaaatctcatgCAGGATACTGAAATATGAGCTATGGCAGAAAAAAACGGAGTGGCATGATTTGATTCAAACTCTGTTGAAAGTTGgaagagtaggtacatagttgGAAAAGGGAACCGAACAGAAAAAATGTGTTGAATTGTCTTCCTTCTCCATCACTATTACATCTCGAaacaaaagtggaaaaattgaaaaattgggtccATGTTCAATATTCATGTTCTGCCTTCTATTGAAGAGAGAGGGGTGTGAATCGACCTCGACTTGAGGGGAGAAATTAGCTAGGCACTTATTcagctcaaattttttgcagtacGAGAAGAGCTAAAATAAGTGAGATTTCAACTCATCCTTTATACTCTTCCCTACAATTCCAAAAAAGCAATAAGGAAGGACTTTGCCCATTTAACATAGAAAGCAGTGAAATTATATATTCTAATTACCGCGATGTCGTCGtgtttttttagaaacaaaatCGGTGTGTGACCAATCCAATATATTACACGATCATAAGGctgcattattttttccaatcttCCCAGTACACCTATAAtagttcaataaaaaattaaatcattgcGATATGAAATTACATAATCagtctataggtacctatcaaaatacgtGCTACGATTGtgcgttttgatttttttgctagtCATTCAGAAAGAAAAAGGAGGGGGCcggatatttcaaaaattgtagaacATTACCTTGAGccttaaaaaattgttgtacCATTAGCCTCCCTCCCccaagtttaaaaattcaagttatttaaaaattttccgtttCTGCATCAGAGTCTTTCTAAAAGaaccttttttcaacaaaaaagctACCCTTGTCCCCAAATTATTTTGTTACCTTGCATGATGGAGCCTCCAActcttgggattttttttcaggggAATAAGTAAAGATTTTTACGAATATTTAATGATGATGATATCTTTATGGCTTGTACTGTTCtgtaaattgtttttcatttctggtcagAATCCTCCTGAATAAaaccttttcaagaaaactcCTCCCTAGCTGGCCTCAATATTCGTCTCTTTGTATGAAgcctccaaagttgaaaagaaaaagaagaaaggtTCAAAACCGAAACACatggcatttttttgagaattttcaatatctAGGAAAACCTCTTCTGATTATCCAACttccttttgaaaaaagacCTCCCTTATTGGTTCataattttgtgagaaattaaaaaaaatcgataaaggtttttttctaataaatgggagggagggagggggtgtttggaaaaattctcacactgaaatgaaaaattttcgaacattaTGTTACTTacattgattttgatttattccatTTACCTACATTGATTTCTTGCAACATAGAAAGGCTTCATGTAAAGAAACAAAActagaattattattattattttaaaattaatgtatttgtacctataggtacctacatcataaGGAGATTTTTATTGtgactcaattttggaaaattttaattttcaggaagttttttttttaattcgcaccttattgtaaataaaaatgaacaattttgtgAGATgggaacagaaaaaaatcgtgattttttttcagtgtaagAATATGAATCAAAGATGAATTCTTGGGTGATGCTGATGACTTTTACACCTGATGAGTTACTttatacttataattttttcgaaattgaaaaaacacttctaGGATGTAGACAaagttttgttaatttttaaaaaaaatcactgtggTCAGAaatagttgataaaaattaaaaaatacaccatcatgcaaaatttcaggtgtAAAAATTTAAGTGCTTATTTACcaaattctgaaacaaaatgaaaattgagaaaatattaaaatttgacgTAATTAAGGTATTTTGGgtatgggtaggtacctatatatacaCTCTATTTGTAACCTCCATCTGTACACTGGTGCGGTTTGGGAACTGTTTTGAAACCCCCTGtagactttttgaattttcagaattttccaattttggcccaaattcgAAAAAGGATATATGCACCCTCTGAAATTTTACACTTGAAATAtttctggataatttttcaatgttttcttttttaatttaaaattttcacgagTGTTGTAAGCAATTATGTACTTATactatttcaagaattttactTTACCTTCTGTCGAACCAATGAGTAGGTGCGCATTTCCAATCAAAGGGTAGGTTGGATATGAAGGAAACTGCTCTAGTAATTCATATAACCGTTTGTATTTctttttatgaataaatttcGCTAAAATCGCGAGTACGATTAAGCACAAAAACACTTGTATGATGTTCATTGTTTTTAAAACAAGCAACTACGAACCGTCATCTTAGTAAGCGTGTCTTTAACTCATAATCAGTTGGTGGAAATTACAATaactaattaataaaaatttcacgccTTGATGTCGAATACagtgattattgaaaaaaaagaagaaaaaaaaagataaattgcCTCATCTGCATTGTTGCCGACAGGTAGCCAGACCCGTCTATGTTTACTTTGATTCAGTATTCCATACCAtgatacctacacctacctatttcaagttcatatttgGTTTAAGCAGACtgtatttaaccaaaaaaaaagaagaaagaaagtGCTCAAGATGCATGATTTCTGCCGAAGAAAATGTACCAATCCTATCGCTGGCAAAACgttcaattcaataaaaaatttatttcataagGTTAAATACAAAGTTATGCAGTATAGCCTAAGTTGAAAAGTCACAATTTATTCATCTTCATTTATTGGTATGGCTCAACTTCTCATCTACTTGTGAATTTAATTGGATAACCGACTTTACTTCTGATGCTCAGGTCCATTGTCAAATGTTCTTTTGTAAACTCTTTAATGCTGGTTGATAAATGATAATTGCGCAGTATGTAAGCGATTTGTGTTTTTATGGACATCATCGCATATTTGGCACCTGTTGAATATAGAATTTGAGTAAGTATCTCACGGAGCACTTTTGCGTACAagatttgaaaatagaattgtGTTTGAGAAATCGTTCACCTATACACGATCTCGGTCCATATCCGAAGCTCaattgactatttttatttcgtttttgtaCTGCTTGATCGTTGAAGTGCTCAGGATCGAATTTTTGCGGATTTTCGTACAAATCGGGATCGTAATTTGATAAATGTATGAATGTCGCTACAAACATACCTGCTGGAATTATTTTGTTGTCTGTGGACGTACAAAATCGAATAAGTAATACCTTTATCTATTTATAggaatgtatatttttttgttacaaaaaataGACAGAAAAAGCTGTAAATACGATACCTTTCAATATGATTTCTTTATTAATTCGTCTGGAGGTTACAATTACAGGACTAAACATCCTTAATGTTTCTTTGATGCATTGCTCTAAGTATCTCAAATGATTGGTCAAGTCATTCTCACTCAGTCCATTACAGTCTATTGTGAGTGATGTGATCTCTTCGTGTACTTTTTGCTGCAATGGTGTGAAATAAAACTACCTAATGCatatcaaatttggaaattttataagGTGGACGTTGAACATACCTGAATATCTTGATTTATAGCCAACATCAGCATTAAAAAACTCACGGTCAGCGCTGTCGTTTCTACTCCCTTTTACATAGGTGATCATGAATTAGATAATGTCTTATAGTTCAGTAGATTTAATAGCTGGTACCTTTTAATATTGTTACGAGTAGGTTCTTATGTCTTTATATACTTACTGCAGCGATTATTTGTAGCAATTCATCTCTCATACGAGTTTCATTGAAATCTGGTTCCATTGCCCCTTTTTTTATTAGTAAATCGATGACTGCTTTCGATGTATCGACTACCAAAATAAATACACGTTAGGTACTTAAAAGAATCACTTAGGCATGTGATGTGCTGTCATTTCAGTTTTATCGAATATTATGtcataaaaatcattacctatgtatttctAGTTATAGGGCAAAACAATACCTAACGTTATCGAAGGATTTATACATATCATAGGTAGATAAATGTAATGGCACTCAGTATGGAATCTACGAGTATGTGCTACCAAATTACTTACCATTGTCAATTGTGTTATTTTCATCTTGTAAGCCCTGATTATTGTTTATCTTATCCTTTAATATCTGGAAACAGTCGAGTAAacaaaatacagtaaaagctcgttataacgctcttcaagggaccagagaaaaagagcgttataagcagAAGCGTGTTATAaccgaaagtctcattttaacgctgattagcgttataccgcgaattctcgttttaaagcgaaaaaagcgttataaaggaagtggaaacgagaactttattttgaatttgaacaactgttccaggtggaaatgaaaaaaatctgcaattttactctgattttgaggtctgctataacaatataaatgattttttggcaaaattttgccacaaaagtttttttttgcttttttaaaaatcaaaactacaaaaattgcaaaaaaactgttgttgcggcccagattttcagaaagtgataattttttacacacgAGTAAgctgtttttcgcaaaaaattgggtttttgttgctaaaattatgaaaaaaatgtgatttttcctgaattaaagagcgttaaaacgcgatttataatcgctcatgagcgttatatcgcgattaattttacattggtttaaatggggatgtcaagggaccggaaggaatcagcgttataacgaaatcagcgttatatccgaaagcgttataacgagcttttactgtatttaaGTGTAAGAAAGTTATACCTATAGATAGTTATACCTTAATCCGTAATGTAGATATTGACATAGAAACCCACATTTGACATTTCTAATAAACCTAGGTATTACAGGATAGTCCGGGAAAAGtaacagggggggggggggggagaaataAGTAAAGATTCTGTGATATACTTTATGCCTCGCATGTTTATGCGGTACTTTACGGGTATGGATGAGTGGTAACACTGCGTCTAGCTCCCACTAGCAACGCCGATGGGCGTGGCTACGTGGCAGTAGCCGAGCCGAAGCGCGAGGCTATGAGAGACTAGAATGTCACTAATGTCAGTTGTGGTGTTGTAGCTTCTCAGTGCAGAAGTGTTTCTGGCTAGTTGCAAGTGCTCAATTCATGGTTAATGCTTGGTGGTTAATTCTATCTCTGTTGCCTGTCTCGGCACACTCGTGTTCCCTTTGGGGAATGTAAGTTAGGGTAAAGTGTGTATCATATGTGTTAAACGTCACGTATGATTCTCTGTTAATGTATTCTTCCGCGTTTGTGTAATGTAAGCATATTCGTATGCCCCAAGGTCAATGTATGTCACGTATGAGTTAAACGTCTCTTTTGTGTCTCGCGTTTTGTAACGTAGTCCCGGTTAATGTTTATCTCAATGTGTGCTTGTATGGGTTAAACATCCCGTATAAGATCGGTTAATGTGTATGTTGGATGGTGAAAGAATCCATTCAGTCTTTGTTAAAGTGTCTCGAGTGAGGTGGTCTCGTACCCTCCAGGTAAAGTACAGGTATATTGCAACTTAAGTGGCGTAATATACTCTCAACGGCATGCAAAGCTCTAAGTATTGGGAGTTGATTAGACGTAGTTAGGAGTAGTACCCAGTAGTAGGTTGCGGAGGAGGTGAGCAACTGAAGCATCAGTACAGTAGTTAGCAGTTGATACCTCATCTGCAGGCATCGATTGGTAGCTATTGTGTAAAGGTGTTGTGTGGATACTTCCACGACCCAGGTTTGGGCAAAAACCTATCACCTATAGTGATATTTCCTAGATCTATTCCTATAGGTGTACATCCTATCTATACCACTATTACGTGCTTTAGATTAACTATACCTTTACAATTCCACCTCCGAAGTGAACGGGGCATGATTTTtgcaaaccaaaatttcagcagttaatattgatttttcaatgattctcTCCCTTGAaccgaattttaccatttctagccattctggaggctccaacgcAATTTTAAAGTTCACCGGAATTTCAAAATCTCTTCAAAAGATGTGAAAATCAATATTGTAGGCAActaaaaatttagttgtggCTTACGCTTCGACCTgtttgaaaaatcccaaatttcaggcgATGTATGaggaaaacattcaaaaaggtAGAAGTTTTCTATTGTCAGGGAATTCTTGATTTCCACCCCCACCCTTTTCAAAATATGCGACTAACtgctccatttcaaaaaaatatggaaaatgtttcttttttaataatctacaaattttttccaattttttttcaaatatgtgcatttttttaatttttaaaaaattgaaataattgccAAATAACTGACACTACTGAGTTTCAAAAAGGCATAGGTATTTaggtaatgtaaaatttttgaaaagaaacactttccaaaatacgaatttacccaaaaataagcgattttcaaattattaaccgctcagtagaacctcagagcgaaaaaaccacgatattttgaaaatacccattctttgaggacccattgTACCTATTCCCTCGTGGAGCACCTCCGCAGCTGAATTTTTCTGAGTGCCTTGCAAtccaaaatgaaggtctctatAGTGAATTTAGTTATGATCTTCTGACATTTTTGGTCACGATCCGTTCTGATGTGTGCATACGTATTTAGAGGGCTCTGTAAATGTTACTTTAGGGGGGTTCCAACTTTTCAATCCTATTTTACGTCTCATAAAGCGACTCCTTTTTTACATAGAGCTTGTCgatatatttttccaattttttgaaatcgcggtttcgtagaaaattttcaattacaagtTGCTGACTGAGGACTGAGGaggcattttgaacttttcgtgTTCAACTTCTTTCAGTTATTCTTTCAAATGTACAtttgagtgtgttttttttaaattctcat
This region of Planococcus citri chromosome 5, ihPlaCitr1.1, whole genome shotgun sequence genomic DNA includes:
- the LOC135848321 gene encoding cytochrome P450 4c21-like — encoded protein: MNIIQVFLCLIVLAILAKFIHKKKYKRLYELLEQFPSYPTYPLIGNAHLLIGSTEGVLGRLEKIMQPYDRVIYWIGHTPILFLKKHDDIAVVLNQSQDRDILEATDEWLGIGLLNARYKEWLKSRKMLAPAFSSHMLSKYMTVFNKNASSLVENLKPVAEMGEQIDVLDWVMNVNLDGITENAMGISIQLCGKMGKEFCEAMIEGLKHGVKRFQWPWLLSYHIYMIYLRISGKIKCIDHLQCLPTKILQENIENNIQDFQANTSKSVVDLLIKSSVTDSSFNEIRMRDELLHIISAGVETTALSLSFLMLMLAMNQNIQQKVYEEITQFVADDEMLNETHLNNFRYLEQCIQETLRMFSPVMLTSRRTHKEIILKDNKIIPANTLVVTFIHFSNYDADLYENPFKWDPEHFSDQAVQQRPKTGQLTFGYGARSCIGK
- the LOC135848323 gene encoding cytochrome P450 4g15-like → MRLSILKDKINNNQGLQDENNTIDNVDTSKAVIDLLIKKGAMEPDFNETRMRDELLQIIAAGVETTALTVSFLMLMLAINQDIQFYFTPLQQKVHEEITSLTIDCNGLSENDLTNHLRYLEQCIKETLRMFSPVIVTSRRINKEIILKDNKIIPAGMFVATFIHLSNYDPDLYENPQKFDPEHFNDQAVQKRNKNSQLSFGYGPRSCIGAKYAMMSIKTQIAYILRNYHLSTSIKEFTKEHLTMDLSIRSKVGYPIKFTSR